In Paramormyrops kingsleyae isolate MSU_618 chromosome 18, PKINGS_0.4, whole genome shotgun sequence, the DNA window CCATAAAACCAGGACTGTGCTCCATAATCTGTCTGAATTTGTAATCCAACCTGAGTCAGGACCAATAGGCTACACACTCGGGTATCGCCCTTCCTTACAGCCACGGGAACCTGGGATATCATTGCTTCTATATCTTTTTGCAGTATGTATCTACAGCAACCCATGTATACAGGTATTTATAGCAGATCTTAAGTAATGTTTAACTGAAAATTCCTATGATTAGACAAGAATGGCGAAAATATGGCGTCAGACAGGCTGGTTCTCGTGGTGGATGGTTGCTTATATCATGGCGCTGTTTTTTTGCGAAGACGCATGGGCACAGATAAGATATTCCGTTCAGGAAGAAGTGAACAAAGGGACTGTGGTGGGGAATATTGCCAAGGATCTGGGAATTGACTTGACAGTATTAACGGAACGACGTTTTCGAGTAGTTTCTGGTTTGAAGGATCCACTTTTTCAGATCAGTCAGAACGACGGAGTACTGTATTTGAACCAGAAGATAGACAGAGAAGAGCTGTGCGATAAGGAAAGTGTGTGTCTAGTGAACCTGAAAACAGTCATGGAGAACCCGCTGGAGGTCCATTACGTGGAAATTGAAATTGTGGATGTTAACGACCATTCCCCCCGCTTTCCAGAGGAGGAAAGCCGGTTAGAAATCGTGGAATCTGCAGTACCTGGCGTTCGCTTTCAGCTCCAAGCCGCACGCGATCTGGACGTCGGAATAAACTCCATTCAGTCTTATAAACTCAGCCAAAACGAACATTTCCGCCTGGAAGTTAAAGATCGCGGTAAAGACAGTAAAATCCCCTTTCTAATTTTACAGAAACAGCTAGACAGAGAAACCATCAAAAGGCATTTTCTCTTACTTACTGCGAGTGACGGCGGCAAGCCTCCTCAGATAGGCGCTATGAATATAACGGTAGACGTCCTTGATGTAAATGACAACATGCCAATTTTTACTAAGGATGTTTATTCGGCCTCAATACACGAAAATATTCCAGTAGGCAATGTAGTGATACGGGTAAATGCAACTGATTTGGATGACGGTGCAAATGGTGAAGTCGTTTATTCGTTTGGGAGtaatatcaataataaaatACGCAATCTTTTTGACTTGAACGAAATCACAGGTGAACTTACGGTAAAGGGATTAATAGATTATGaggaaaataatttatttgagATCGATGTGCAGGCGTCGGACAAGGGGGTGGTGCCATGGAGAGCAGATAGCAGCGTAATTGTGAAAGTAATTGACGTAAATGATAATCCTCCTGAAATTGAAGTTACGTCATTTTCGAGCACGATTAATGAGGATTCGCGGCCTGGGACGGTCGTGGCCTTAATTCAGCTGCACGATAGTGATTCTGATTTAAACGGTAAAGTTGTTTGTTCCATAGAGGAAAACATTTCTTTCAAGCTTGTGACAACTGCGCAGGACACAGTATACTCTTTGGTAAATAAGGCTCAATTAGACAGAGAGGTTCAGTCCCAATATAATGTTATAATAATGGCCAGAGACAGTGGACACCCGCCGCTGTCTTCTCAGAAAAACATAACTGTGCACCTGTCGGATATAAATGATAACAGCCCACAGTTTCTGCAGAGCCCCTATTTTTGCTACTTGTCTGAAAATAATTTCCCAGGCTCCCCCATATTTTCTGTCACCGCTGTTGACCGGGaccaaaatgaaaatgcagttgtCACATATCATATCTGGAAAGATATAAATAGCAGGAATGAATTTGTATCTTATCTAAATATCAACCCTGATAGTGGTGATATTTATGCGCTGAAAAGCTTTGACTTTGAAACAATGAAAACCTTCCAGTTCCAAGTAGTAGCTAAAGACTCCGGAACCCCGTCGCTAAGCAGCAATGTCACGGTGAATGTGTTCATCCTGGATCAGAACGACAACGCTCCGCTCATCCTGTCTCCTGTCAGTACTAACGGCTCCACGGAGGGTGTAGTAGAGCTTTCCCGCAATGCAAACGCAGGTCATTTGGTGACTAAAGTAAGAGCCTATGATCCTGACATAGGATACAATGGCTGGTTGTCATTCTCTCTGCAGCAAGTTACAGACCCCAGTCTCTTTGGTTTGGAGCGCTACACAGGAGAGATCAGGACACTTCGGCCATTCATAGAAACTGACAAGGTCACGCATAAACTGGTCGTTCTGGTAAAAGACAATGGGAACATCTCACTGTCAGCTACGGCTACCATAGTTATAAATGCAGTGGAGGCCAAAGAGGCGTTTGCTTCTTCTGATGTTAAACGCTCAGTAAAGAAGGAAGAGGAGAACAATATCACCTTGTATCTGATGATCTCTCTGGGCTCAGTTTCAGCGCTTTTTGTATTCAGTATAATCGGCCTGATAGTCATGCAGTGCTCTAAACCTCCAGACTATTCCTCCAAGTACTCACGTGATTCCAACTGCATAGACACGAGCGGGAACGGAACTCTGTGTCACAGCATCCAGTACAGATCCGGAGAGAAACGGTACATGTTAGTTGGACCCAGGATGAGTATCGGTTCTACTATTGTCCCTGGAAGCAACGGGAATACGCTTGTGGTCCATGAACACAGTAAGAGATTTTCTGGAGAGGTAAGAGTAATTTTACCATTCCAGTGTTTCAGCtatattaattattacatttaatttgtCATTAATTCCAAAAAGGCTGAACTTTTCTCAGAATGCACTGAAGTTGTGTACAGTGTCTATATCTTTTCAAGTGACCGTCCGCAAAATGTAAATTTAGAAATATAGTACAAAACTTTCAAATAGTTTAGTATAGGCCTATATCGGTCAGTAATAACCCTGTAACAAGCATAACCCTGTTCTGTGCATAATGTGTGTTGATCTGTGTTCATTGTTTATGTTTAGCAAAATCCAGTTATAAGTATAGTCAATAAACAGCTTCACTGCTTGAATGTAAATGGGAATGGTTCAGTTTGCTTCCCAGTTGGAAGCTGTGTTGTTTTGACCTGCAGTTTAATGCCATTCAGAGAGGAGTAACATTGGTCTGTCTTAAGCtagttcttataagtctctctGTGTGCTCTAATTGATTTTGCACAGATGTCTTTTTAATATTCTTCTGAAAAGTCGTTGTGCAAATACCAGGCAAATATCTGTAACTTTGTTAGCTAAATGTGGTGTTCTGCTTGGCAGGAAATAGTACTGTTGTTATGGTCACGATatccatttttaattattttgaagTAACAAAGTACTTTTAAAATTCTTTGCAGGtgcacattgtttttttttaattaattgacATTCTCTCCCTTGCTCTCTTCTTTCACACACCCTCAAAATCCTCGATTAAAGAAATATCACTGTTTTGAACTAGATGAACTGAAAGCGCATCTTTGACTGCCGTTAATTAATTGATAAATACTGTATACTTTGTTGATCCAAATAAAGAATTCCTTGTTGATCAATGataaggagaacatgcaagaaCCTCTGAGACAGGTACCAGGGAACGAATCAAACCTGTAACTGCAGACTGTACTAACTTCCGAGGCACAGTGCCATTAATATGTGTGTGAAAATAAGTACTGTTTTAGGTGTCTTTTACATCTGCTTTCCTCACTGGCCCAGAGCTGAGACATGGGGTGAGGAACAGTCATACACTTAGTTTTGTAGTGAGGAACAGACATGCACTGAAGCATGCACTGAGGAACAGATATGCAGTAAGGAACAGGCATGCAATTGAGTCATGCAGTGAGGAACAGACATACACTGAAGCATGCACTGAGGAACAGATATGCAGTAAGGAACAGGCATGCATTGAGTCATGCAGTGAGGAACAGATGTACATTGAGATATGCAGTGCGGAATGGATATGCAGTGAGGCAATCAGTGAGGAACAGACATACACAAAATTATGCAGTGAGGAATAGACATGCTCTGAGGCCTGCAGTAAGGAATAGATGTGCAGTAAGGAACAGACATACACTGAGGAATGGGCAGGTACACAATGactatgtgattttttttaagttatgatTGTGACATGGAACTTGTAAAGCTGGCTGGATGACTTACAGCAGGGATCATTTTCTTGTTTACTAAGCCCATTTTCCGGATGTCAGAATcggaattttatttattattgtaccGGCTGAAATTGTGTAATGTAATCTGTTTCAGGGGCAACACTTGTGCTAAAGTGGCATTCTTATATCcatagtgtgtgaatgtgtgcatgCAAGTGTCCTGCAATGTGTTAGAATCCCAGTCACAATGTTATCCTCTTTTCTTCTTTATGCAGTTTGGGCGTTTTTAGGGTGCAGAATCCAAAATTAAGCCATGTTTATAAAAGCAGAGGCAGCGAATGATTAAATGAAGTAGATTCATCCAGTCATAAGTAGTTGTACCTCCTGAGTGAATTGTGCTTGTTTGTAGAGGCGTTTCTGTCCTGTCAGAGCAGCCAAGCTTCCTCCTTCCTTGCTCTGCCTTCCTTACTTATTTTTACTTTCGTACTGGATTCAGTCAACTATAAGCAGTAAATATTGACAAAGAACATACAGCACTTTGCCAAAGTCTAAGGCaaagaaaaatatgtttaaataatcttaCGCAATGTGGGTGTGAAACTGtgatgtctgtcaaagtgtgtcagcttaaccaTGTCAAAACCCCTCctgaagtcccccccccccccccaagtatttgcagcaaccatcgaATACACACATGCATTTTCTTGACTCAATCAATAACCCACCTCATAGAACTGATCAATACCTCACTGAATTTTCAtactaattaaattatttaattaaatggGTTGTTGATGAAATTTAACCAACACATGGAAcagctgaggtgcccctgaggaggggtttgggagctgaagctgtgttcatctagccgtccaactagatatcggtaactttttggagaacagaagaaatccTTGTTAgtttttgacttattttacgcTTTATTTGTATGCATTCTGaagttaaattgtgttttttgctcTGAGCACATTTACACTTACTATCCAGATAAACAGATTTAAACATGACCTTTGACTGCTTAAGagttttgcacagtattgtTATAAATAAGGTTTTTAACGCATGATCTGAACAATGCTAATATAGTTAAAATGATTACAGTTTGTACTGTAGGGATGGATTGAAATGTTTAGATTATATTTACCACTAAACGGGTTTTTTTGTCGATGTGTGTGGACCAGTGACAGGTTTTAGTTTTTCTAATCATGTGTTGCGCCGAATATTTTATTGAATATCAGGCTGA includes these proteins:
- the LOC111834664 gene encoding protocadherin alpha-7-like isoform X2, which translates into the protein MAKIWRQTGWFSWWMVAYIMALFFCEDAWAQIRYSVQEEVNKGTVVGNIAKDLGIDLTVLTERRFRVVSGLKDPLFQISQNDGVLYLNQKIDREELCDKESVCLVNLKTVMENPLEVHYVEIEIVDVNDHSPRFPEEESRLEIVESAVPGVRFQLQAARDLDVGINSIQSYKLSQNEHFRLEVKDRGKDSKIPFLILQKQLDRETIKRHFLLLTASDGGKPPQIGAMNITVDVLDVNDNMPIFTKDVYSASIHENIPVGNVVIRVNATDLDDGANGEVVYSFGSNINNKIRNLFDLNEITGELTVKGLIDYEENNLFEIDVQASDKGVVPWRADSSVIVKVIDVNDNPPEIEVTSFSSTINEDSRPGTVVALIQLHDSDSDLNGKVVCSIEENISFKLVTTAQDTVYSLVNKAQLDREVQSQYNVIIMARDSGHPPLSSQKNITVHLSDINDNSPQFLQSPYFCYLSENNFPGSPIFSVTAVDRDQNENAVVTYHIWKDINSRNEFVSYLNINPDSGDIYALKSFDFETMKTFQFQVVAKDSGTPSLSSNVTVNVFILDQNDNAPLILSPVSTNGSTEGVVELSRNANAGHLVTKVRAYDPDIGYNGWLSFSLQQVTDPSLFGLERYTGEIRTLRPFIETDKVTHKLVVLVKDNGNISLSATATIVINAVEAKEAFASSDVKRSVKKEEENNITLYLMISLGSVSALFVFSIIGLIVMQCSKPPDYSSKYSRDSNCIDTSGNGTLCHSIQYRSGEKRYMLVGPRMSIGSTIVPGSNGNTLVVHEHSKRFSGENLSLHRLHHKDMI